The Jaculus jaculus isolate mJacJac1 chromosome 1, mJacJac1.mat.Y.cur, whole genome shotgun sequence nucleotide sequence AGAGAAAGAGTTTGGCTTTTCCTTGACCAGCTGCTATCTCTAGTTCTTGACCTCTTcttgtctctcctccctctggGTCTGCTACTACTCTCCCTGCTTCTGGACcgtttgttctttgttttcttctttccatgATGCTTCCTATGATTCCTCTGATCATGCCCACTTCTACTCTGGGACCGTGAGTCGGAACTTCTGGATCTTCccctctgtctgtgtttgtggctATGTGGGGAATACACTCTATCTCCTCTCACAGATGAGCTCAGGTCTCTGGGAGACGACACTGATATAgcttgtttctcttctttctttgattTGGTTACTGTAGAGTCACAATGACTTTTACTCATTTGTTCATCCTTTCCAAGGACAGAACGTGGAGATGAACTTCTGCTAACATCACTATCAGAACTGTAAGACTGCTCTTGTTCTTGGGTCTTCACTGACTCCATTTTCTCAAAAGGGCCTAACTCCTCAGAATCAGAGGAGAGTTCAACAAGTTCTGGGGTCCTTTCAGCTAGTGGTTTAACAAATCCAACAATGACACAATTATCAGAGGATGAATCACTGTCATTATTTACATCCTCATTGGCTTGTACTTCTTGTACCTGAGATGTGGTCCCTTCTGTGCCAAGTTCTTCATCTGAACTGTCAGAAGTATTTATAAGGGTAGACATGGTGACAGGCACCTGCTCCGAGCTTGAGTAAGATGGTCCTGGAGTTTCATCATCCCATGGTGCCTGCCTAACAGTGGCTGCATTAATATCTAGCTCTTGGGTCTCAGCCTCATCTGGAGATATTGTTATGACTGAAGAATCAGAATGGCTGCCCTCTTCGTATGAAGGAGCAGGACAATCATAATTAGCATGTTGGTCAAAAGCTGCCATGTTAAAAGGAGATCGAGCAAAACTGATGAATTCATGTATAAAATGCTCAGTCCGATTAAGCAAAAATGGCCTTAAGTCAGACACAAATGCCTGACTTTCCAAGTCATAACGAGTAACATTACTCATGATGATGTGCTGGACAATGTTGACTAAAGAGCCATGAGCTCCAAAGAGAACTGTAAGTTCGCGTTTTAGCCAAGGGACTAATCTGTGAAGGCAAGCTGGATTTCTAcgaaaaaactcagcagaaaTATCCCTGTAGCGGCCACCATCCTCAATATTTCTAACCCGTGCACCAGCTCGGTAGAGAGTTCGTCTAAAATTAATGatatcttgttcctgaattttcCGCAAAGATCTTTCATCTGAAGTAGCTGGCCTCCTTGTTGCAATTTGTCTCATAAAATGAGGAATTTCAACATCTCTAGATCTTGCTGAAATGCCTAACCCTTCAAATAGCACTCCACTGTCTGGTGGAGTAGTTGTTCTTCTATTCATCGTGCTACCAGGTGAGTAAACAGAAGCATTTCGTTCTCTTGTCATGGTTGTGCGGTAGCGAAATCGTCGAACATCAGGAGTGGTGAAAGAACCATTATATGAAGGCCGTAGGACATACTCCTTGAAGTCATCTTCTGCCCTCACAGAATGGAAAATAGAATCAAAGGGCTGCTTACACAGTGGACATTCAGCTTTGTTTTTTGACCACTCCTGCACACAGCGAAAGCAGAACTTATGTAAGCAGCGATCTAAGTAAGACACATTATCAAATCTATCCAAGCATATAGGGCACTTAGAATCAGGAGATGCATCAGCTGGTACTGTCTGTTGCAATTTGCTAGTGCCAGCTTTGGGTGAAAAGTTGTCCATTTTAAAGTCCTTAGCAGCTGATGCCATTATCtgtaaaagggaaagaaatataTCAGTAACCTGATAACAGACTGAAAAAAGAATATGAACAAAAATGTGTCTTAATAAAACTTTGGAACATACTGTGTTGAAAATACTTGAATGGCTTAAGATACCAAGACAGTAGAGTATGACCTCTatggtcagatttcctaaggcTAAATCCTGTCTGTCTCCACACCCCCCAATAACCAGTGTGCTTGAATTTCACTTGTGTAGGTCAATGAGAATGGATTCTGCCTTATAAAAGAAAGAGTAGTAAAAAACaattagatggcttagcagttatggtgcttgctggcaaagcccaaggacccatgtaaagccagatgcacaaggtggtgcacgcatctgaagttcatttgcagtggctacaggccctgacatatccattctctccctttctctctaataagtttTCATATGTACATGTCCCTAACATCATGTACTaatgatttattttctgtatgATGCAGGAGATTTACTTTCCTATAACCACTTTTGTGAATTTACACATAAGAAAACTGTTTAAAGCAGAGCTATAGTTTTCATTTAAAGATTCAccataaagccgggcgtggtggcgcacgcctttaatcccagcactcgggaggcagaggtaggaggatcgccgtgagttcaaggccaccctggactacagagtttattccaggtcagcctggaccacagggagaccctacctcgaaaaaccaaaaaaaaaaaaaaaaaaaaaagattcactatAAAGGACCTTTCAGTGAAGGCTAAATGGGAATGCCTGGCTCACAATCACTATTCTCCTATACTTGTATACTACACTCATATATATTCCACCCATCATTGACCTTTGTAAATATTTGTAAGGATCCTTCCTTAGATcccttttagtttttgagacaagttttcaCTAGCTGCCATAACCTGACCTCtaatcatggtaatcctctttgatctgcctcttaaatgctggggttacaggcttgtcTCTCCACACCCAGATTtccttagcatttttatttaatcaAGTGTCAAATCATGAAGTATCATGAAATTATGTTTCCTGTCTCCTTCTGTTATCTCCACCCACAGTTACCATTAGCATATTAAAGATCAGTAATGTACTCTTCAAATGTACCAGTTTACATCAGCTCATTAACTTACAAAGTGACTCTCGCCAGAGCTGCAATCTAGTTTGCATTATATGTTGGCCTTTTCATCTATAAATGCCATCTTCTGCTAAATTCTATAGTAATCACTTTGCATATATTAAATAAGAATTTCATCCTTTGCCTTTCTCTAGGACTACTATTCATCATTTTCTACTTCCCTCCTCAAGTACTAAATTTAGCTAACTATAACTTTATAAATAAACTCACTGGCCTTAACAAACtacaaaatgaaagcaaaactacAACAAAACCTGTACTTGTGAAATTCGATCATAGGATTTCCAAATTAAACACATTCTGGGGCTGTTTTgcctgagagactgctcagtggttaatgcaacTGCCTAAAAAGCgttaaggaccagggtttgattccctagcacccacataaagccagatgcacaaaatactgcgcgcgcgcgcacacacacacacgtacatgtgcttgtgtgtgtgtgtgtgtgtcaaacaaGATATTTAAAGGCAAATTAAACATGGTCACCTAAGGTATCTTGTCTCTCTCAGAAGCATAACTCAACAGAAAATCAATGTTAATACTGAACAAGTATTTCTTTAAGGATACAAATATTTCCAGTCTATTTTCTGGAAATTCAAAACTCATTACTGTCTTTAAGTATTAAATAGGTATAAGAAAGCAGAATTGTAAATACAACATTTTTGGCAATATGATTATAGATTTTTGGTgttgctgtggaattgaacccagagactCTCAAATaccaggcaagtgttctaccactaatATCACATCCTCAACACTtgtgaatatatttatatttatcctCTCAATGTTATCACATTTCTCAGTAATTTCCTCTATTTATGCACTTTAATCCACTTATTCatggatgaaaaataaaaacctagcCAGGTGTAGCagtacatggctttaatcccagcacttaggaagcagaggaaggagaatcgacaaatgttcaaggccaacctgaaactacatagttaataacTACATAATAATTTAACTACAAAGTTAAATTTACATGGGGGGGGGGACCTATAGGATTGGAGACAGTGCACGTATGTTCTGTGTGTTTAGTGGGAAAGAACAGTGAAAGAAGTGTTGAGGCTATTAGGTGACCTGAACTAAAAGCAAGGTTTCTAGTGAAACTGACTCTGTAAACCTACGTCAATCCTATACTTTAATCCATGCCTTATATTTGGATAATGAAGACTGGTGAATTTCAAATTGATGCATTTTATCTACATGTgtattttgtaaattttagaatttcagtGCTCACTGAACATTTCTAATAATACACAACTCAGACCTTAGCATATAGGGAACTCCATGGCAGAATGATTGCCTAGCTACACTCAAGTCTCTGGTTTCTGTcctcaaaaaatatgaaaaagaaaaaaccaatcTAAAATTCAACTACTGAAGAAAATTACTTGATAgtatcaaatgcaaataaaacaaaatctccaTGAAGTCTGCCTTTTTCAAAACATGAAACCCCAAGTCTTTTCACCCCTAATTTATAGAAACCTATTAATCACTTTAACAGTGCAAGACTAACACTGACCAAGGATATCCCTGGCCAAGAGGTAAAGAGTAATTTGCATTTCCACACAAAAAAATACTTatctaaaccgggcatggtgacacatgcctttaatcccagcactcaggaggcagaggtaggatggttgccatgagttcgaggccaccctgagactaaagagtgaattccaggtcagcctgagctacagtgagaccttactttgaaaaatcaaaaaacacttATCTACATGGTACTCACGAGACACATACAATGATGGCAATGCAGAGAGATAATCAAAGGATTATCTATTCAAAAttagcactgtggtggtttgattcaggtgtactgAATCTAAATACTAAATACTAAAGCACTAACTACTAAAATTAAAAGGTCTGTTAAGgtcaggtgtggttgtgcatgcctttactctcagTACTTCAGagtctgaagtaggagaatcactttggtccaaggccagcctagagctacagactGACTTCCAGCTCTACCTCAGCAagttagaccctgccttgaaaaatccaGCCCCCTTCAGAATCTGTTAAACCATAAATGAAGTAACAAAAATTACCATTTGACCCACCAATTCCACGTCAGTATTTATCCTATAGAAATGACAACTTATGTCCAAGAAAAAGCTCCTGGCcaagcatgttggcacacacctttaatcccagcactcaggaagccaaggtaggagggtcactgtgagtttgaggccagcctgggtagcgTGGGACCCtaccacaaggaaaaaaaaaatcagttaaagcATAAAACTAGGAATAGATAGGAGTGAAAGCTTTATAGAGGAGGTTCTGATAAGGTGGATCTATATATATTTAGTGCCTCAAGTTTTAGAGTAAGTCTATAGAAGAGTTCCTTCACTCTAGCACTACAGGAATATAGTCTACAACTTAATGTTTCCATAAGAAATAATAATCAGTTCTTATGCCCCAATCTCATTTCCTAAAAAGCCTCCCAAATCCAAAATACAACTTATTATTAGGATGACTGGTTTAAACCAAACCGTTGCTTTCTCAAATACAGttcaaacaataattaaaaaaaaaaaaaaaaaaaaaaaaactctatgaaGGCCAggggcctttaatcctagcacccaggaggcagaagtaggatcactatGTATTTGGGGCCACCGAGGGACCCACCCagagagtgagttgcaggtcagcctgggccagagtgagactctacgccttgaaaaaaacaaaaacaaagcaaaaaaatccCTCTATGTGACAATTTAGTAGATTTCACATAATCAACAGTCACACCTATCTAGGGAAAACAAGCAGAGATGAAGAACCAGGAGTTTGAATAAAACCATAAGTACAAGACATTTGAAAAACTACAAACTCAGACTTTCTTGCAGGATCACACTTTCTACAAAGATAAACTTCCTATATAAAAGTtatctgaagccaggcgtggtggcgcacgcctttaatcccagcactagggaggcagaggtaggaggaatgccatgagttcaaggccaccctgagatgaaagagttaattccagatcagcctggaccagattgagaccctacctcaaaaaaccaaaaataaaattaaaaaaaaaaggttatctgctaattttaaatatttcttaaattatcACTGGATGGTAGAATTTGAATCATCCAATGTTAGTTCTAACGCAGAGAAAGCACAGCTCTGATAGGAAGTTATCTCTCAAAACCATAACTGTTCTCAATTATAAAgtggggcaggggctggagacatggcttagcactatttgcctacaaagccaaaggatcccagttcgattctccaggacccatgtaagccagatgcacaaggcggtgcatatacctggagttcgtttgcagtgctggaggcctcGTGCGCACGCtcgctcgctttctctctctcaaataaataaatgtatctttaaaaaaaaaaaaactgtggggtagcagtggcctttttaaaaaaaattccgaCTGTGTGAATGGATGTAATCCATGTAAGGACTTAGTACCTGCTTGATGCACAGTGAGAACACtgataaaataagttatttttggTAGTGATCACTCATAACTGGAAAGGGGTCTGTAACAACTAAATAGCCATCATACATACCATGTTtctttagaaacatttttatttgagagaaagagagaacacacaccagggcctcttgccactgcaaataaactccagacacatgtgccactttgagcatctggctttacgtgggaactggggaactgaggaactgaatccaggctatggctttgcaagcaagcatcgttAACAGtcgggccatctcttcagcccacatggGGTTTAATATATTTAGGCGAAGTGTCCAACAGAGTTCACAAGCAGACAAACTAGACAgccttaatattaaaaaaaaaaaaaatctgctgctGAAATCACTGTATCTCTCTGAACTGCAGTGTACTCACCAATTCCAAAAGTTACAGGACCCACCAACTACATCTAAGAAATGTGGTTTCAATTCCAGTAGCAAAATGATTTCCTCGGGAACTATTAACCCTCAAAAAAGGCCACTTATTCCAGGAAAGAATGATTGTTGGCAGCTGACTGGAGAGCTTTGCATTTCAGATgctaaaaaaaccaaacaacttccccccccccaaaaaaaaaaagaaaaaagaaacaatccacACCATCGTAGCTTACATCTGTAGTAGGTTTATTCTTCTTAGATAATTTGCCAAACTGCCTACCCAAAataattcagttttctttttaaacgtCTATGTGCTTCAACTCAGCACTGCCCCCTTCCAGTCTGAAGGAGCAGCCTGAGAGGAAAGTGACTAATTCCAAGGGTGAGGAAGTGACAGGTATGCAAGCCCAGCTCACAGGGAGTATGGACCCGGCACACTAGTCACGGGTCGCGGCGCCGGCCGAACCGCGGCCCACGGAGCCCGCGGCGGCACCACGCGCATTACATAACCACCGGGAGAATACTGCTCTGGCCCCTGGAGCGAGGCTCAGGGGTCGGGTCCGGCAAGGTGACCCTCCCCACGGACGGCGGTCCCTCGGGGACGCGGGACCCGCCCCCTCACTGCGCCCCGCGGCCAGCCACAGGTGTCTTCCATGGAGGCCGCCCCGGGACCCCGACCCTCCCAGGCCGGGCCGGCCCACCAGCTCGAGGCCGCAGCCCCGCGTCCCcggccctccccaccccctcgccCCATTGTTCCCACCCGCTCACCTCGGAGGACGCGGGCGCAGGCCCGGCGGCGGCGCTCGTGGGGAGCTCCCGGCGGCCCAGGAGGCTGGGTCGGTGACGGCAGGAGCCGCGCAGGCGAACCCGGCGACTTCTCCGCCTCCCCTCGTCGGCCGGAGCCACAGGGGGCGCTTCACGCTCCTCGCGACGCGGCGGCGaacccggcggcggcggcggcgagccCTGCGACGAGAAACGCTCTTCACCGAAGGCGGTTTGTGGGCGGGGCGAAGGCGAGACCCTCCCCGGCCCCGTGCGCCACAACTCTACGCGCGCTGGCTCGGCGCAGGCGCAGGCGcggtggggcgggcggggggcgggCGCGCGCGCAGGGGGCGGGGCCCGCCGCCGACACCCGCCCTTCCCCCACCGGCCCGGAGGACCC carries:
- the Topors gene encoding E3 ubiquitin-protein ligase Topors isoform X2, with the protein product MIMASAAKDFKMDNFSPKAGTSKLQQTVPADASPDSKCPICLDRFDNVSYLDRCLHKFCFRCVQEWSKNKAECPLCKQPFDSIFHSVRAEDDFKEYVLRPSYNGSFTTPDVRRFRYRTTMTRERNASVYSPGSTMNRRTTTPPDSGVLFEGLGISARSRDVEIPHFMRQIATRRPATSDERSLRKIQEQDIINFRRTLYRAGARVRNIEDGGRYRDISAEFFRRNPACLHRLVPWLKRELTVLFGAHGSLVNIVQHIIMSNVTRYDLESQAFVSDLRPFLLNRTEHFIHEFISFARSPFNMAAFDQHANYDCPAPSYEEGSHSDSSVITISPDEAETQELDINAATVRQAPWDDETPGPSYSSSEQVPVTMSTLINTSDSSDEELGTEGTTSQVQEVQANEDVNNDSDSSSDNCVIVGFVKPLAERTPELVELSSDSEELGPFEKMESVKTQEQEQSYSSDSDVSRSSSPRSVLGKDEQMSKSHCDSTVTKSKKEEKQAISVSSPRDLSSSVRGDRVYSPHSHKHRQRGRSRSSDSRSQSRSGHDQRNHRKHHGKKKTKNKRSRSRESSSRPRGRRDKKRSRTRDSSWSRKSQTLSLSSESTSRSRSRSSDHGKRRSRSRNRDRYYLRNNYGSKYKWEYTYYSRNKDRDGYESSYRRRTLSRAHYSRQSSSPEFRIQSFSERTNARKKNHSERKYYYYERHRSRSLSSSRSRTASTGPDRVRNEKPGGKRKYKTRHLEGTNEVDQPSREFASKAKDSHYQKSSKLDGNYKNESDSFSESRSPDREQKHRRKRRTRSLSVEIVYEGKATDTTKHHKKKKKKHKKKHKKHHGDKSSRSPIVITIDSDSDKDSEVKVDMECNSGGPQDPMQKELLTTSLDLFENKDVVTIEDEFGALDRVCDITTLNNSLNNVNRTVDNSLSQTVSIEQTLYVREESTFPSDLESQSSNVSIQTEPSRQLPSPRTLLSVSLGRD
- the Topors gene encoding E3 ubiquitin-protein ligase Topors isoform X1; this translates as MGSPPPPPGSPPRREEREAPPVAPADEGRRRSRRVRLRGSCRHRPSLLGRRELPTSAAAGPAPASSEIMASAAKDFKMDNFSPKAGTSKLQQTVPADASPDSKCPICLDRFDNVSYLDRCLHKFCFRCVQEWSKNKAECPLCKQPFDSIFHSVRAEDDFKEYVLRPSYNGSFTTPDVRRFRYRTTMTRERNASVYSPGSTMNRRTTTPPDSGVLFEGLGISARSRDVEIPHFMRQIATRRPATSDERSLRKIQEQDIINFRRTLYRAGARVRNIEDGGRYRDISAEFFRRNPACLHRLVPWLKRELTVLFGAHGSLVNIVQHIIMSNVTRYDLESQAFVSDLRPFLLNRTEHFIHEFISFARSPFNMAAFDQHANYDCPAPSYEEGSHSDSSVITISPDEAETQELDINAATVRQAPWDDETPGPSYSSSEQVPVTMSTLINTSDSSDEELGTEGTTSQVQEVQANEDVNNDSDSSSDNCVIVGFVKPLAERTPELVELSSDSEELGPFEKMESVKTQEQEQSYSSDSDVSRSSSPRSVLGKDEQMSKSHCDSTVTKSKKEEKQAISVSSPRDLSSSVRGDRVYSPHSHKHRQRGRSRSSDSRSQSRSGHDQRNHRKHHGKKKTKNKRSRSRESSSRPRGRRDKKRSRTRDSSWSRKSQTLSLSSESTSRSRSRSSDHGKRRSRSRNRDRYYLRNNYGSKYKWEYTYYSRNKDRDGYESSYRRRTLSRAHYSRQSSSPEFRIQSFSERTNARKKNHSERKYYYYERHRSRSLSSSRSRTASTGPDRVRNEKPGGKRKYKTRHLEGTNEVDQPSREFASKAKDSHYQKSSKLDGNYKNESDSFSESRSPDREQKHRRKRRTRSLSVEIVYEGKATDTTKHHKKKKKKHKKKHKKHHGDKSSRSPIVITIDSDSDKDSEVKVDMECNSGGPQDPMQKELLTTSLDLFENKDVVTIEDEFGALDRVCDITTLNNSLNNVNRTVDNSLSQTVSIEQTLYVREESTFPSDLESQSSNVSIQTEPSRQLPSPRTLLSVSLGRD